One genomic segment of Hordeum vulgare subsp. vulgare chromosome 2H, MorexV3_pseudomolecules_assembly, whole genome shotgun sequence includes these proteins:
- the LOC123429493 gene encoding zinc finger CCCH domain-containing protein 10-like, whose translation MDLDMYNMVVQENGEVTYELTDPTKWGAWAHEGHRLWASMSEDFWLYEYKVRMCPQPYSHDWTACPYAHKDERARRRDPRRFSYIAVSCPEYRTNARAHAQLRLAGAAHPPPTCARGLRCRYAHGVFELWLHPSRFRTRTCDAGTRCQRQICFFAHFTHELRGEDPIAAFATAATVPPSTFDMPQMAPAAFAAAATVPPSTFDMPQTPPHILQRAPFTSVPRPYAVPAPQLFDDVTLQATPNRLRMLSLYSAINGDDVFSSPIATSAAVTTAATTMPTMRVPLPAYEEVEDAKSVHYADDEDSLLNDYPHRDLIMDFMR comes from the coding sequence ATGGATCTGGACATGTATAACATGGTGGTGCAAGAAAACGGCGAAGTCACATACGAGCTGACCGACCCGACGAAATGGGGCGCGTGGGCGCACGAGGGGCACCGGCTGTGGGCGTCCATGTCGGAGGACTTCTGGCTATACGAGTACAAGGTCCGGATGTGCCCGCAACCGTATAGCCATGACTGGACGGCGTGCCCCTACGCGCACAAGGACGAGCGCGCTCGTCGCCGCGACCCGCGCCGCTTCAGCTACATTGCCGTCTCCTGCCCGGAGTACCGCACCAACGCGCGCGCGCATGCGCAGCTCCGGCTCGCCGGCGCCGCGCACCCGCCGCCAACCTGTGCGCGCGGCCTCAGGTGCCGCTACGCGCACGGCGTCTTCGAGCTCTGGCTGCACCCATCCCGGTTCCGCACGCGCACGTGCGACGCCGGCACGCGCTGCCAGCGCCAGATCTGCTTCTTCGCGCACTTCACCCACGAGCTCAGGGGCGAGGATCCCATCGCCGCCTTCGCCACCGCCGCCACGGTGCCGCCTTCGACCTTTGACATGCCACAGATGGCCCCCGCCGCctttgccgccgccgccacggtgCCACCTTCGACCTTTGACATGCCGCAGACGCCGCCCCACATCCTCCAGCGCGCTCCATTCACTTCGGTGCCGCGTCCGTATGCTGTTCCAGCTCCTCAACTGTTTGATGATGTCACCCTACAGGCCACTCCAAATCGGCTTCGCATGCTGAGCCTATATTCTGCCATCAATGGGGATGATGTTTTCTCCTCCCCCATCGCCACCTCCGCCGCCGTCACCACAGCTGCGACCACCATGCCGACCATGAGGGTGCCCTTGCCGGCGTACGAGGAGGTGGAGGACGCTAAATCCGTCCACTATGCGGACGACGAAGACTCCCTGTTAAACGACTACCCGCACCGAGATCTCATCATGGACTTTATGCGCTAG